From Cucumis melo cultivar AY chromosome 1, USDA_Cmelo_AY_1.0, whole genome shotgun sequence, a single genomic window includes:
- the LOC103489660 gene encoding protein WHAT'S THIS FACTOR 9, mitochondrial isoform X3 yields MFLFFRSYSGPLSRTQQQLHISQIHLRTYVDGTINWVRDRGLDHAVEREKNLLPVMNIKDFIKSEPSKSVPVSIITQKREILRIPMRPIDLIRKYPSIFEEFLPGGIGVQPHVKLTSKVLELDAEEQLTYQTSTCRQQAADRLLKLLMLSRVHKVPVSIIDQLKWDLGLPKDFVQSIVPEFPDYFKVVGRQNFASGSGDMRVLELVCWNNELATSVLEKMAAKVKHDTSKRMDITFPMKYSNGFEMDKKFKKWVDEWQKLPYISPYENASHLSPNSDESDKWTVAILHELLHMLVTKKTEKENILCIGEYFGLRSRFKRALLHHPGIFYISSKAGTYTVVLKEGYKRGSVVESNPLMNIRNKYLHLMNTVEEDSKTTTKHISTRQQKQEQKQEQKEGSDDAFGVQNEAELLNSSDDEDEDEDEDENTSSPHTVRADPRDNVRADLRDNVRADRRDHVCADRGDQVRADRGDQVRADRGDQVRADRGDHVRADRGDHVRADRRDHVRADRRDHVRADRRDHVRADRRDHVRADRRDHDRADRRDHDRADRRDHVRADRRDHVRADRREHVRADRRDHVRADRRDNVSERHFNLKENATRSRVTLPKRMNAERPRDVTRERTGMSKRHSVRTEV; encoded by the exons ATGTTTTTGTTCTTCCGCTCTTACTCAGGACCTCTCAGTCGGACCCAACAGCAACTCCACATTTCTCAGATACACCTTCGAACATATGTAGATGGCACAATTAATTGGGTTCGAGATCGTGGTCTTGATCATGCTGTTGAGAGAGAGAAGAATCTCCTCCCAGTGATGAACATTAAAGATTTTATAAAATCAGAGCCATCGAAGTCTGTTCCTGTTTCCATCATAACTCAGAAAAGGGAAATTCTAAGAATTCCAATGCGTCCTATTGATTTGATCAGAAAATATCCTTCCATTTTTGAAGAATTTCTTCCTGGAGGCATTGGAGTTCAACCTCATGTCAAGCTGACCTCTAAAGTTCTCGAACTTGATGCTGAAGAACAGCTAACGTATCAAACTTCAACTTGTAGACAACAGGCTGCAGATCGACTTCTGAAACTTTTAATGTTATCAAGAGTTCATAAAGTACCTGTAAGTATCATTGATCAATTGAAATGGGACTTGGGTCTTCCTAAAGATTTTGTTCAAAGTATAGTTCCTGAGTTTCCAGATTACTTCAAAGTTGTAGGACGTCAAAATTTTGCATCTGGATCAGGTGATATGCGGGTATTGGAATTGGTATGTTGGAACAACGAATTGGCCACTTCAGTTTTAGAGAAGATGGCTGCAAAAGTAAAACATGATACATCTAAAAGAATGGATATTACTTTTCCTATGAAATACTCGAATGGTTTTGAGATGGATAAGAAGTTCAAGAAATGGGTGGATGAGTGGCAAAAGCTACCTTACATCTCTCCCTATGAAAATGCCTCACATCTTTCTCCTAACAGTGATGAATCTGACAAGTGGACTGTTGCGATTTTACATGAGCTTCTTCATATGCTTGTCACGAAGAAGACTGAGAAGGAAAATATATTGTGTATAGGTGAGTATTTTGGTCTACGGTCAAGGTTTAAGAGAGCATTGCTTCACCATCCAGGGATATTCTACATATCAAGTAAGGCTGGAACCTACACGGTTGTCTTGAAAGAGGGATATAAAAGGGGTTCCGTGGTTGAGAGTAATCCTTTGATGAACATTAGAAACAAGTACCTTCACCTTATGAACACAGTGGAGGAAGACAGTAAAACAACAACCAAGCATATCAGTACTCGCCAACAGAAGCAAGAACAAAAGCAAGAACAGAAAGAAGGGTCAGATGATGCATTTGGGGTACAAAATGAAGCTGAATTACTCAACTCCtcagatgatgaagatgaagatgaagatgaagatgaaaatACTTCTAGTCCTCATACCGTCCGTGCTGACCCGAGAGACAATGTCCGTGCTGACCTGAGAGACAATGTCCGTGCTGACCGGAGAGACCACGTCTGTGCTGACCGGGGAGACCAGGTCCGTGCTGACCGGGGAGACCAGGTCCGTGCTGACCGGGGAGACCAGGTCCGTGCTGACCGGGGAGACCACGTCCGTGCTGACCGGGGAGACCACGTCCGTGCTGACCGGAGAGACCACGTCCGTGCTGACCGGAGAGACCACGTCCGTGCTGACCGGAGAGACCACGTCCGTGCTGACCGGAGAGACCAC GTCCGTGCTGACCGGAGAGACCACGACCGTGCTGATCGGAGAGACCACGACCGTGCTGATCGGAGAGACCACGTCCGTGCTGATCGGAGAGACCACGTCCGTGCTGATCGGAGAGAGCACGTCCGTGCTGATCGGAGAGACCACGTCCGTGCTGATCGGAGAGACAACGTCAGTGAGAGACATTttaatttgaaagaaaatgcTACTAGAAGTAGGGTGACATTACCAAAGAGAATGAATGCAGAAAGACCTAGGGATGTTACAAGAGAGAGGACGGGTATGAGCAAGAGACACTCAGTGAGGACAGAGGTTTAG
- the LOC103489660 gene encoding protein WHAT'S THIS FACTOR 9, mitochondrial isoform X14 translates to MFLFFRSYSGPLSRTQQQLHISQIHLRTYVDGTINWVRDRGLDHAVEREKNLLPVMNIKDFIKSEPSKSVPVSIITQKREILRIPMRPIDLIRKYPSIFEEFLPGGIGVQPHVKLTSKVLELDAEEQLTYQTSTCRQQAADRLLKLLMLSRVHKVPVSIIDQLKWDLGLPKDFVQSIVPEFPDYFKVVGRQNFASGSGDMRVLELVCWNNELATSVLEKMAAKVKHDTSKRMDITFPMKYSNGFEMDKKFKKWVDEWQKLPYISPYENASHLSPNSDESDKWTVAILHELLHMLVTKKTEKENILCIGEYFGLRSRFKRALLHHPGIFYISSKAGTYTVVLKEGYKRGSVVESNPLMNIRNKYLHLMNTVEEDSKTTTKHISTRQQKQEQKQEQKEGSDDAFGVQNEAELLNSSDDEDEDEDEDENTSSPHTVRADPRDNVRADLRDNVRADRRDHVRADRGDQVRADRGDHVRADRGDHVRADRRDHVRADRRDQVRADRRDHDRADRRDHDRADRRDHVRADRRDHVRADRREHVRADRRDHVRADRRDNVSERHFNLKENATRSRVTLPKRMNAERPRDVTRERTGMSKRHSVRTEV, encoded by the exons ATGTTTTTGTTCTTCCGCTCTTACTCAGGACCTCTCAGTCGGACCCAACAGCAACTCCACATTTCTCAGATACACCTTCGAACATATGTAGATGGCACAATTAATTGGGTTCGAGATCGTGGTCTTGATCATGCTGTTGAGAGAGAGAAGAATCTCCTCCCAGTGATGAACATTAAAGATTTTATAAAATCAGAGCCATCGAAGTCTGTTCCTGTTTCCATCATAACTCAGAAAAGGGAAATTCTAAGAATTCCAATGCGTCCTATTGATTTGATCAGAAAATATCCTTCCATTTTTGAAGAATTTCTTCCTGGAGGCATTGGAGTTCAACCTCATGTCAAGCTGACCTCTAAAGTTCTCGAACTTGATGCTGAAGAACAGCTAACGTATCAAACTTCAACTTGTAGACAACAGGCTGCAGATCGACTTCTGAAACTTTTAATGTTATCAAGAGTTCATAAAGTACCTGTAAGTATCATTGATCAATTGAAATGGGACTTGGGTCTTCCTAAAGATTTTGTTCAAAGTATAGTTCCTGAGTTTCCAGATTACTTCAAAGTTGTAGGACGTCAAAATTTTGCATCTGGATCAGGTGATATGCGGGTATTGGAATTGGTATGTTGGAACAACGAATTGGCCACTTCAGTTTTAGAGAAGATGGCTGCAAAAGTAAAACATGATACATCTAAAAGAATGGATATTACTTTTCCTATGAAATACTCGAATGGTTTTGAGATGGATAAGAAGTTCAAGAAATGGGTGGATGAGTGGCAAAAGCTACCTTACATCTCTCCCTATGAAAATGCCTCACATCTTTCTCCTAACAGTGATGAATCTGACAAGTGGACTGTTGCGATTTTACATGAGCTTCTTCATATGCTTGTCACGAAGAAGACTGAGAAGGAAAATATATTGTGTATAGGTGAGTATTTTGGTCTACGGTCAAGGTTTAAGAGAGCATTGCTTCACCATCCAGGGATATTCTACATATCAAGTAAGGCTGGAACCTACACGGTTGTCTTGAAAGAGGGATATAAAAGGGGTTCCGTGGTTGAGAGTAATCCTTTGATGAACATTAGAAACAAGTACCTTCACCTTATGAACACAGTGGAGGAAGACAGTAAAACAACAACCAAGCATATCAGTACTCGCCAACAGAAGCAAGAACAAAAGCAAGAACAGAAAGAAGGGTCAGATGATGCATTTGGGGTACAAAATGAAGCTGAATTACTCAACTCCtcagatgatgaagatgaagatgaagatgaagatgaaaatACTTCTAGTCCTCATACCGTCCGTGCTGACCCGAGAGACAATGTCCGTGCTGACCTGAGAGACAATGTCCGTGCTGACCGGAGAGACCAC GTCCGTGCTGACCGGGGAGACCAGGTCCGTGCTGACCGGGGAGACCACGTCCGTGCTGACCGGGGAGACCACGTCCGTGCTGACCGGAGAGACCAC GTCCGTGCTGACCGGAGAGACCAGGTCCGTGCTGACCGGAGAGACCACGACCGTGCTGATCGGAGAGACCACGACCGTGCTGATCGGAGAGACCACGTCCGTGCTGATCGGAGAGACCACGTCCGTGCTGATCGGAGAGAGCACGTCCGTGCTGATCGGAGAGACCACGTCCGTGCTGATCGGAGAGACAACGTCAGTGAGAGACATTttaatttgaaagaaaatgcTACTAGAAGTAGGGTGACATTACCAAAGAGAATGAATGCAGAAAGACCTAGGGATGTTACAAGAGAGAGGACGGGTATGAGCAAGAGACACTCAGTGAGGACAGAGGTTTAG
- the LOC103489660 gene encoding protein WHAT'S THIS FACTOR 9, mitochondrial isoform X11, with translation MFLFFRSYSGPLSRTQQQLHISQIHLRTYVDGTINWVRDRGLDHAVEREKNLLPVMNIKDFIKSEPSKSVPVSIITQKREILRIPMRPIDLIRKYPSIFEEFLPGGIGVQPHVKLTSKVLELDAEEQLTYQTSTCRQQAADRLLKLLMLSRVHKVPVSIIDQLKWDLGLPKDFVQSIVPEFPDYFKVVGRQNFASGSGDMRVLELVCWNNELATSVLEKMAAKVKHDTSKRMDITFPMKYSNGFEMDKKFKKWVDEWQKLPYISPYENASHLSPNSDESDKWTVAILHELLHMLVTKKTEKENILCIGEYFGLRSRFKRALLHHPGIFYISSKAGTYTVVLKEGYKRGSVVESNPLMNIRNKYLHLMNTVEEDSKTTTKHISTRQQKQEQKQEQKEGSDDAFGVQNEAELLNSSDDEDEDEDEDENTSSPHTVRADPRDNVRADLRDNVRADRRDHVCADRGDQVRADRGDQVRADRGDQVRADRGDHVRADRGDHVRADRRDHVRADRRDHDRADRRDHDRADRRDHVRADRRDHVRADRREHVRADRRDHVRADRRDNVSERHFNLKENATRSRVTLPKRMNAERPRDVTRERTGMSKRHSVRTEV, from the exons ATGTTTTTGTTCTTCCGCTCTTACTCAGGACCTCTCAGTCGGACCCAACAGCAACTCCACATTTCTCAGATACACCTTCGAACATATGTAGATGGCACAATTAATTGGGTTCGAGATCGTGGTCTTGATCATGCTGTTGAGAGAGAGAAGAATCTCCTCCCAGTGATGAACATTAAAGATTTTATAAAATCAGAGCCATCGAAGTCTGTTCCTGTTTCCATCATAACTCAGAAAAGGGAAATTCTAAGAATTCCAATGCGTCCTATTGATTTGATCAGAAAATATCCTTCCATTTTTGAAGAATTTCTTCCTGGAGGCATTGGAGTTCAACCTCATGTCAAGCTGACCTCTAAAGTTCTCGAACTTGATGCTGAAGAACAGCTAACGTATCAAACTTCAACTTGTAGACAACAGGCTGCAGATCGACTTCTGAAACTTTTAATGTTATCAAGAGTTCATAAAGTACCTGTAAGTATCATTGATCAATTGAAATGGGACTTGGGTCTTCCTAAAGATTTTGTTCAAAGTATAGTTCCTGAGTTTCCAGATTACTTCAAAGTTGTAGGACGTCAAAATTTTGCATCTGGATCAGGTGATATGCGGGTATTGGAATTGGTATGTTGGAACAACGAATTGGCCACTTCAGTTTTAGAGAAGATGGCTGCAAAAGTAAAACATGATACATCTAAAAGAATGGATATTACTTTTCCTATGAAATACTCGAATGGTTTTGAGATGGATAAGAAGTTCAAGAAATGGGTGGATGAGTGGCAAAAGCTACCTTACATCTCTCCCTATGAAAATGCCTCACATCTTTCTCCTAACAGTGATGAATCTGACAAGTGGACTGTTGCGATTTTACATGAGCTTCTTCATATGCTTGTCACGAAGAAGACTGAGAAGGAAAATATATTGTGTATAGGTGAGTATTTTGGTCTACGGTCAAGGTTTAAGAGAGCATTGCTTCACCATCCAGGGATATTCTACATATCAAGTAAGGCTGGAACCTACACGGTTGTCTTGAAAGAGGGATATAAAAGGGGTTCCGTGGTTGAGAGTAATCCTTTGATGAACATTAGAAACAAGTACCTTCACCTTATGAACACAGTGGAGGAAGACAGTAAAACAACAACCAAGCATATCAGTACTCGCCAACAGAAGCAAGAACAAAAGCAAGAACAGAAAGAAGGGTCAGATGATGCATTTGGGGTACAAAATGAAGCTGAATTACTCAACTCCtcagatgatgaagatgaagatgaagatgaagatgaaaatACTTCTAGTCCTCATACCGTCCGTGCTGACCCGAGAGACAATGTCCGTGCTGACCTGAGAGACAATGTCCGTGCTGACCGGAGAGACCACGTCTGTGCTGACCGGGGAGACCAGGTCCGTGCTGACCGGGGAGACCAGGTCCGTGCTGACCGGGGAGACCAGGTCCGTGCTGACCGGGGAGACCACGTCCGTGCTGACCGGGGAGACCACGTCCGTGCTGACCGGAGAGACCAC GTCCGTGCTGACCGGAGAGACCACGACCGTGCTGATCGGAGAGACCACGACCGTGCTGATCGGAGAGACCACGTCCGTGCTGATCGGAGAGACCACGTCCGTGCTGATCGGAGAGAGCACGTCCGTGCTGATCGGAGAGACCACGTCCGTGCTGATCGGAGAGACAACGTCAGTGAGAGACATTttaatttgaaagaaaatgcTACTAGAAGTAGGGTGACATTACCAAAGAGAATGAATGCAGAAAGACCTAGGGATGTTACAAGAGAGAGGACGGGTATGAGCAAGAGACACTCAGTGAGGACAGAGGTTTAG
- the LOC103489660 gene encoding protein WHAT'S THIS FACTOR 9, mitochondrial isoform X9 codes for MFLFFRSYSGPLSRTQQQLHISQIHLRTYVDGTINWVRDRGLDHAVEREKNLLPVMNIKDFIKSEPSKSVPVSIITQKREILRIPMRPIDLIRKYPSIFEEFLPGGIGVQPHVKLTSKVLELDAEEQLTYQTSTCRQQAADRLLKLLMLSRVHKVPVSIIDQLKWDLGLPKDFVQSIVPEFPDYFKVVGRQNFASGSGDMRVLELVCWNNELATSVLEKMAAKVKHDTSKRMDITFPMKYSNGFEMDKKFKKWVDEWQKLPYISPYENASHLSPNSDESDKWTVAILHELLHMLVTKKTEKENILCIGEYFGLRSRFKRALLHHPGIFYISSKAGTYTVVLKEGYKRGSVVESNPLMNIRNKYLHLMNTVEEDSKTTTKHISTRQQKQEQKQEQKEGSDDAFGVQNEAELLNSSDDEDEDEDEDENTSSPHTVRADPRDNVRADLRDNVRADRRDHVCADRGDQVRADRGDQVRADRGDQVRADRGDHVRADRGDHVRADRRDHVRADRRDHVRADRRDHDRADRRDHDRADRRDHVRADRRDHVRADRREHVRADRRDHVRADRRDNVSERHFNLKENATRSRVTLPKRMNAERPRDVTRERTGMSKRHSVRTEV; via the exons ATGTTTTTGTTCTTCCGCTCTTACTCAGGACCTCTCAGTCGGACCCAACAGCAACTCCACATTTCTCAGATACACCTTCGAACATATGTAGATGGCACAATTAATTGGGTTCGAGATCGTGGTCTTGATCATGCTGTTGAGAGAGAGAAGAATCTCCTCCCAGTGATGAACATTAAAGATTTTATAAAATCAGAGCCATCGAAGTCTGTTCCTGTTTCCATCATAACTCAGAAAAGGGAAATTCTAAGAATTCCAATGCGTCCTATTGATTTGATCAGAAAATATCCTTCCATTTTTGAAGAATTTCTTCCTGGAGGCATTGGAGTTCAACCTCATGTCAAGCTGACCTCTAAAGTTCTCGAACTTGATGCTGAAGAACAGCTAACGTATCAAACTTCAACTTGTAGACAACAGGCTGCAGATCGACTTCTGAAACTTTTAATGTTATCAAGAGTTCATAAAGTACCTGTAAGTATCATTGATCAATTGAAATGGGACTTGGGTCTTCCTAAAGATTTTGTTCAAAGTATAGTTCCTGAGTTTCCAGATTACTTCAAAGTTGTAGGACGTCAAAATTTTGCATCTGGATCAGGTGATATGCGGGTATTGGAATTGGTATGTTGGAACAACGAATTGGCCACTTCAGTTTTAGAGAAGATGGCTGCAAAAGTAAAACATGATACATCTAAAAGAATGGATATTACTTTTCCTATGAAATACTCGAATGGTTTTGAGATGGATAAGAAGTTCAAGAAATGGGTGGATGAGTGGCAAAAGCTACCTTACATCTCTCCCTATGAAAATGCCTCACATCTTTCTCCTAACAGTGATGAATCTGACAAGTGGACTGTTGCGATTTTACATGAGCTTCTTCATATGCTTGTCACGAAGAAGACTGAGAAGGAAAATATATTGTGTATAGGTGAGTATTTTGGTCTACGGTCAAGGTTTAAGAGAGCATTGCTTCACCATCCAGGGATATTCTACATATCAAGTAAGGCTGGAACCTACACGGTTGTCTTGAAAGAGGGATATAAAAGGGGTTCCGTGGTTGAGAGTAATCCTTTGATGAACATTAGAAACAAGTACCTTCACCTTATGAACACAGTGGAGGAAGACAGTAAAACAACAACCAAGCATATCAGTACTCGCCAACAGAAGCAAGAACAAAAGCAAGAACAGAAAGAAGGGTCAGATGATGCATTTGGGGTACAAAATGAAGCTGAATTACTCAACTCCtcagatgatgaagatgaagatgaagatgaagatgaaaatACTTCTAGTCCTCATACCGTCCGTGCTGACCCGAGAGACAATGTCCGTGCTGACCTGAGAGACAATGTCCGTGCTGACCGGAGAGACCACGTCTGTGCTGACCGGGGAGACCAGGTCCGTGCTGACCGGGGAGACCAGGTCCGTGCTGACCGGGGAGACCAGGTCCGTGCTGACCGGGGAGACCACGTCCGTGCTGACCGGGGAGACCACGTCCGTGCTGACCGGAGAGACCACGTCCGTGCTGACCGGAGAGACCAC GTCCGTGCTGACCGGAGAGACCACGACCGTGCTGATCGGAGAGACCACGACCGTGCTGATCGGAGAGACCACGTCCGTGCTGATCGGAGAGACCACGTCCGTGCTGATCGGAGAGAGCACGTCCGTGCTGATCGGAGAGACCACGTCCGTGCTGATCGGAGAGACAACGTCAGTGAGAGACATTttaatttgaaagaaaatgcTACTAGAAGTAGGGTGACATTACCAAAGAGAATGAATGCAGAAAGACCTAGGGATGTTACAAGAGAGAGGACGGGTATGAGCAAGAGACACTCAGTGAGGACAGAGGTTTAG
- the LOC103489660 gene encoding protein WHAT'S THIS FACTOR 9, mitochondrial isoform X6, whose amino-acid sequence MFLFFRSYSGPLSRTQQQLHISQIHLRTYVDGTINWVRDRGLDHAVEREKNLLPVMNIKDFIKSEPSKSVPVSIITQKREILRIPMRPIDLIRKYPSIFEEFLPGGIGVQPHVKLTSKVLELDAEEQLTYQTSTCRQQAADRLLKLLMLSRVHKVPVSIIDQLKWDLGLPKDFVQSIVPEFPDYFKVVGRQNFASGSGDMRVLELVCWNNELATSVLEKMAAKVKHDTSKRMDITFPMKYSNGFEMDKKFKKWVDEWQKLPYISPYENASHLSPNSDESDKWTVAILHELLHMLVTKKTEKENILCIGEYFGLRSRFKRALLHHPGIFYISSKAGTYTVVLKEGYKRGSVVESNPLMNIRNKYLHLMNTVEEDSKTTTKHISTRQQKQEQKQEQKEGSDDAFGVQNEAELLNSSDDEDEDEDEDENTSSPHTVRADPRDNVRADLRDNVRADRRDHVCADRGDQVRADRGDQVRADRGDQVRADRGDHVRADRGDHVRADRRDHVRADRRDHVRADRRDHVRADRRDHDRADRRDHDRADRRDHVRADRRDHVRADRREHVRADRRDHVRADRRDNVSERHFNLKENATRSRVTLPKRMNAERPRDVTRERTGMSKRHSVRTEV is encoded by the exons ATGTTTTTGTTCTTCCGCTCTTACTCAGGACCTCTCAGTCGGACCCAACAGCAACTCCACATTTCTCAGATACACCTTCGAACATATGTAGATGGCACAATTAATTGGGTTCGAGATCGTGGTCTTGATCATGCTGTTGAGAGAGAGAAGAATCTCCTCCCAGTGATGAACATTAAAGATTTTATAAAATCAGAGCCATCGAAGTCTGTTCCTGTTTCCATCATAACTCAGAAAAGGGAAATTCTAAGAATTCCAATGCGTCCTATTGATTTGATCAGAAAATATCCTTCCATTTTTGAAGAATTTCTTCCTGGAGGCATTGGAGTTCAACCTCATGTCAAGCTGACCTCTAAAGTTCTCGAACTTGATGCTGAAGAACAGCTAACGTATCAAACTTCAACTTGTAGACAACAGGCTGCAGATCGACTTCTGAAACTTTTAATGTTATCAAGAGTTCATAAAGTACCTGTAAGTATCATTGATCAATTGAAATGGGACTTGGGTCTTCCTAAAGATTTTGTTCAAAGTATAGTTCCTGAGTTTCCAGATTACTTCAAAGTTGTAGGACGTCAAAATTTTGCATCTGGATCAGGTGATATGCGGGTATTGGAATTGGTATGTTGGAACAACGAATTGGCCACTTCAGTTTTAGAGAAGATGGCTGCAAAAGTAAAACATGATACATCTAAAAGAATGGATATTACTTTTCCTATGAAATACTCGAATGGTTTTGAGATGGATAAGAAGTTCAAGAAATGGGTGGATGAGTGGCAAAAGCTACCTTACATCTCTCCCTATGAAAATGCCTCACATCTTTCTCCTAACAGTGATGAATCTGACAAGTGGACTGTTGCGATTTTACATGAGCTTCTTCATATGCTTGTCACGAAGAAGACTGAGAAGGAAAATATATTGTGTATAGGTGAGTATTTTGGTCTACGGTCAAGGTTTAAGAGAGCATTGCTTCACCATCCAGGGATATTCTACATATCAAGTAAGGCTGGAACCTACACGGTTGTCTTGAAAGAGGGATATAAAAGGGGTTCCGTGGTTGAGAGTAATCCTTTGATGAACATTAGAAACAAGTACCTTCACCTTATGAACACAGTGGAGGAAGACAGTAAAACAACAACCAAGCATATCAGTACTCGCCAACAGAAGCAAGAACAAAAGCAAGAACAGAAAGAAGGGTCAGATGATGCATTTGGGGTACAAAATGAAGCTGAATTACTCAACTCCtcagatgatgaagatgaagatgaagatgaagatgaaaatACTTCTAGTCCTCATACCGTCCGTGCTGACCCGAGAGACAATGTCCGTGCTGACCTGAGAGACAATGTCCGTGCTGACCGGAGAGACCACGTCTGTGCTGACCGGGGAGACCAGGTCCGTGCTGACCGGGGAGACCAGGTCCGTGCTGACCGGGGAGACCAGGTCCGTGCTGACCGGGGAGACCACGTCCGTGCTGACCGGGGAGACCACGTCCGTGCTGACCGGAGAGACCACGTCCGTGCTGACCGGAGAGACCACGTCCGTGCTGACCGGAGAGACCAC GTCCGTGCTGACCGGAGAGACCACGACCGTGCTGATCGGAGAGACCACGACCGTGCTGATCGGAGAGACCACGTCCGTGCTGATCGGAGAGACCACGTCCGTGCTGATCGGAGAGAGCACGTCCGTGCTGATCGGAGAGACCACGTCCGTGCTGATCGGAGAGACAACGTCAGTGAGAGACATTttaatttgaaagaaaatgcTACTAGAAGTAGGGTGACATTACCAAAGAGAATGAATGCAGAAAGACCTAGGGATGTTACAAGAGAGAGGACGGGTATGAGCAAGAGACACTCAGTGAGGACAGAGGTTTAG